The Muribaculum intestinale genome includes the window ATATCGCAGAACAGATCATGCTCCAGGGCGGCGACTATCTGATGGCGCTTAAAGACAATCAGCCGATACTCAAGAGCTTGACGGAAAGTATCTTTAGTAGGACTACTCCATTATCGGTATACACAACCGAGGAAAAGGGGCACGGAAGAGTTGAGAAGAGAACCTGTTCAATTATGGATACGACACTTTTGGAACAGGAGGGAATGTACGAGAAGTGGCCCGGTCTTAAACGTATCATAAAGATGGAGCGTGAGCGTACTGAGAACGGTGCCCGCTCGCGTGAAACAATCTACTATCTCAGCAGCGTGGAGAAAGATGAGGCTTCTTACTATGCGATGCGTATTCGTGCGCACTGGGGTATCGAGAACAAACTGCACTGGCATCTCGACGTGACGTTTCGGGAAGATATGTGCCGCGTACGCGCCAAGAATGGCGCTGTCAATTTTTCAGCGATGCGCAAGTATGCATTGGAAATGCTTAAAAAGCAGAACGATAAACTCAGCCTTAAACGAAGACGCAAAAAATGTATGTGGAGCACTGAATATCTGTACAAAGTCTTTAAGGATAGTTAAATCTCATGCGCCAGCCCTGAGGAAAAATATATCACCGAGAACGTCAACGACTTTCTTGAAGGCATCAAATGGCAGGAGGTAAAGAAGGAGTATCTGACGCTCGACGAGATGAAAATCCTTGATGCTACCGAGTGTGAGGTGCCTATCCTCAAACAAGCATCTATGTTCGGTCTGTTTACCGGATTACGTCTTAGCGACCTGTTGAAGCTCCGATGGGATAATATTGAGCGAAGCCCGGACGGTGGCCACTGCATACGCCTATGCACTGAAAAGACAGAGACAGAAGCGACATTACCAGTAAGTGAAGAGGCTCTGAAATATTGCGGTGAGCGTGGTGAAGGACTTATCTTCAAAGGTTTCAAGCGTTCAATGGCGCAACAGCCTTTCAAGAAATGGGTCAAAGCAACCGGAATCGAGAAAAAACTGTCGTTCCATTGTCTGCGCCACTCGTTTGCCACAATCCTTATCTCATTGGGCATCGACGTATACGTGGTATCAAAGATGTTAACCCATCGTAGCGTAAGAACTACTCAAATTTACGCCGATGTCGTAAGCGAGAAAAAACGCGAGGCATCCAACGCCATCACTCTGAAATAATAATAAGATAGACCGGGATGATTGCCTTGTCAGCATTGTCTCGGTCTATTATTTTCTATCTTTTAGCTCCTTTGCCAAATAATTCTGAATGAGAGCCAAGTCGCACCAAATCAATATCATTGGTAGTCTGATCAATCCAAATTAGCAGAAAATCTCCTTGAATGTGGCATTCCATGCAGCCCGCATAATCACTTGTCAGCATATGCGGTTTGTAAATCGCTGGAATTGGCAATTCATTTTCCAACAGTCGTAAAACTTCAAGTAATGCCTCTGCTTTCTTTGGGTTATTTCTAATCCTCTTTAAGTCCTTTTTATATTGAGTCGAAGGGTGTAGTTTCTTCATAATCCCATAGACTTAAACATAGCTTCTACTGAGGATGTATCAACCGGCGGCACGTCACGGAGTTTTCCGCTACGAGCCTCTTCAATGGCTGCTTTAGTAACTTCGTTGGGTTCATTATACGCTACATCAAGCAACACACACTCAACAAAATTATTAAGACTGCGATGCTCTCTTTTTGCCATCTCTTTGAGACGTTCTATCAGGTCAACGCTCAGACGGAACATTGTTGCCTTTTTCTGAATTGCTGCTTCCATAGTGCTATCATTTTGTTTGCAAAGATAAAACAAATATATAACACAAACAAATCCATCACGAAGAAAGTTGCTCACCCGATTGAAATTCATCTTGTGAAAGTTGATGAACAATCAAAAGTGTTACTGTGTTTTAACCTTGTTTGCATAACTCATCATTTTTTTAAGACTATACGAAAACAATTACGCGAATGAAAGACCTATTCAAAGGCCATCATCCATGGTTGCTTGTGCTGGTGATTGCTGTCGATATTTTCTCAGCACTGACCATCCGCCACTCTATTTTATCAAAAGGAGAATCAGAATTCAATGCTAACGTTTTCTTTTTTATTGTCATTGTCGCCGGACTTGCACTATATGCTTTGCTCGTCGAATTTCTTTCAGGCAAAGATATGCCGCTAATCGGCGAAACAGAAGAAAAGGAAGCTAAGATTGTACAGCAGATTCCTGTATCGCAACCGGTTATTGACATCAATTCATCCACTCCACAGGCCAAAGAAAAGCCCTTATCTCGTGGTGATTTTGAGGATATGATGCTTAATGTTGTAACTAAATTGCGGCAAGAAACGGCAATCCCACCGGAAGCATCATTAAAGAAACATGATGAGACCGGAGTCGTATCCTTCAACATAAATGACATGAAGGAATCAGCCGCATCTCTGGTACAGTCGCAGGAAGACGCCAAATATCGGTTTGCCTGCGAATACACCGCCGAGAAACTAGGTCCATATGTCAAACCTTGTGATTTGGAAAAGCTGTTTTTCCGTTTGGGATTGTTTCAAAGAGCATCGTCTCCAAACTGGGATTCACGTACTCCGGAGGAAATCGAGGCTAATATACCGGCTGCAAGAATCGAGGTCGCATCACCGATAGAGAAGTGGTCATTATTGCATTTTGGCTGGAACATGGGAAGACTATTTGGCAAACCTAATAATTTTATTAACCATTTTCTAAAGACCACGTTCCATTACCACCTTGATGGTCTTTCAGATAATCAACTACCAAAGAAGCTCAAGCAAAATCCTCTTCAAGGCGTAATCAAAATTGAGGAACGTTTTGACAAAGGTCTAACAATAGCGGATTATAATATCTGCATCTAACATTTGAAAAGGGACCCAGGTAGAGCAATTGAAAAGGGACCCACCCCATGGGTAAGTTCAACCGGATATCGTTGATTAGAAAGAACGACATCAACGATTCCACAAAATGCTACACATGGAGGAAAAAACATCCATTATTCTGTCTCATCGCCGCGAGTGCATCTAACATTTGAAAAGGGACCCAGGTAGAGCAATTGAAAAGGGACCCACCCCATGGGTAAGTTCAACCGGATATCGTTGATTAGAAAGAACGACATCAACGATTCCACAAAATGCTACACATGGAGGAAAAAACATCCATTATTCTGTCTCATCGCCGCGAGGGGATGAGCATCCGCGAGATAGCGCGCCGCAACGGCATGAGCCGCAAGACCGTGCGCAAGTATCTGCGCGAGTTCGAGAGAGAGGCCGGCCCGTCACCGACAGAGCGGGAGGTTGACGATTATCTGCTGACCAGGCCGAAGTATGACAGCAGCGGACGCGTCAGGCGTGTTGTGACCGATGATGTCCGCCGTCGCATCGATGGTTTTATCGCCCGCAACCGGGAGAACGTCGCTGCCGGATTGCACAAGCAGCAGATGCGCAAGCTCGATATGTGGCGACGTCTTCAGGACGATGGCGTGCGTATCGCCTATTCCACAGTATGTCAGTATGTCCGTGCGCTGGAGGCAGCGCCGAAGTCGCAAGAAAAGCCTGCAAAGGCATATATCCGTCAGGACTATGAGCCTGGATTCCGTTGCGAGTTCGACTGGGGCGTGCTTACCCTGTGGATCGGTGGAGTCAGGACTCGCCTTCACATGGCGGTATTCACCCTCGACCACAGCAATATGCGCAAGGCATATCTGTTTTCGCGCGAAGATACCCTGGCTCTTATGGAAGCCCACCGCAACTGCTTCCGGGAGTTGGGGGGCACCCCGCGCGTGATGGCCTATGACAACATGCGTACCGCCGTAAAGAAGTTCCTCGGGCGCGACCGCGAGCACACGGATGCGCTGCTGCGCATGGAGGTACACTACTGTTTCACACCCCATTTCTGCAACCCTCGCTCGGGATGGGAAAAAGGCAAGGTGGAACGTTCGGTGGAATATATCCGGCGTCGTGCATTCTCGTTCGAGGTCCGGTTTGACTCCCTGGATGCCGCGCAGACGCATCTGGCGGCAGTCTGCGACAGGCTCAACACAGAGGCGTCCAACATGTCGGCGGAAGAAAAACGCCTGCGCATACAGGCCGATCTGGCGGCGCTACGTCCGTTGGACCACGGTGACATCGGCTGCTTCGAGCAGCGGCTGTACCGCGTCGGAAAGTATTCAACGATAACCGTTGACGGAGTGCACTACTCTGTGCCCGACCGTCTGGTGGGCTCGCAGGTGGCGGTAAAGCTGTATTCCGAGCGCATCGTGGTGCTTTACGGACGCGACAAGGTGGCCAATCATGCCCGAAGCCGACGCTCCGGCGACTGGGTCATCGACCTGATGCATTATCTGGGTACATTCCTGCGCAAACCGGCCGCTCTGGGGCGGTCTGTGGCTCTGCAACAGGTACATCCGTCGGTGGCGGCGCTTTACCGCGAACACTTCCGCGAGTCTCCGCGAAGCTTCATAGAACTGCTTGTGTTCACCCGCGACAACAATCTGGCATACACTGACATCGTCCGTGCCGCCACAAGTCTTTCGTCCCGCGGGCTCCAGCGCCTCTCATCTGAACAGATACAGGCTCAGATGATCTCGGCGGAAGGACATATGCAGTCAACCGCCGATATCGCGGCAACGAACGTTCCCGACCCGCAACAGGCTGAAATAGAAAGTTCGGCAAGCCATACCCTTGACATGCTTTCATCATTTATGGAATATACCCGCGCATCGCAGGCAGACTGAATACCCCCCCAAAAAACAACCAATACACTGAATGACAATGACAGACATACATGAAACAGACCGTGACGGACTTCGGGAGCTCATTCGCTCATGCGCTTTCGACCTTAAACTCCCGCTTGTGCGGCGCGACATCGACCTGCTTATACAGCAGAGCGCCGACGAACAATGGAACCTATGGCGGTTTACAGCCGAACTGCTCCGGCGCGAAAAAGAGAACCGCTCTGAAAACCAGCGCCGTCACCGCATCAAAAACGCAGGGTTCCCGCAACTTCGCTATCTTAACGAAATCGACACCGACGCTCTGCCCGCCGATGCCCGGAAAGCGCTCCCGACACTCGAGACACTCGACTTCATCAAAAACGGACGCAACCTCATTCTATACGGCAATCCCGGAACAGGCAAGACTCATCTGGCGACAGCTCTCGGTATCGCCGCATGTAATGCCGGACACTCGGTGCTGTTCACATCCGTGCCAAGACTGCTCACGCAGATACGCGAGTGCCGCAACGCTTTGACACTCCGGTCGCTGGAAAACAAGTTCGAGAGATACGACATGGTCATCTGTGATGAGTTCGGATACGTCTCCTGCGACAAGGCCGGCGCAGAGATGCTCTTTAACCATCTCTCCCTCCGCACCGACAAGAAGACGACCGTCGTCACAACCAATCTCGCCTTCAACCGCTGGAACGAGATTATTGACGACAAAGTACTGGTCACCGCAATGGTAGACCGCCTGACCCACAAGGCTATACTGCTTAACATGACAGGCAAATCATACCGCATGAAAGAAACTCAGGAAATGATGACTCAACAAATATAATTATCTTTGCATCCCCATCCCGGGTGGTCCCCTTTTCAAATGCTATCCGGGTCCCTTTTCAAATGTTAGATACAGGAAGTGAGGCGGTATGCTTTCAACTTTCCATGATAAATGAGCTGATAGACCGCATTTCGTTTTACTCCCATAAGGTCAGCGGTCTATTGAACTGACAGATACGCCCTATGAATTACCGATTCTTCTCTTTGGCGGATGATTGTTTCGATCACCATCGCTTCAGTCTCTTGTTTTCGTTTGTGTCTCTGTCGGTCTTTGTAAGCGTGTTCCGCACATCGCTTGCAGCAGAAGCGGGTGGAGCATTTTTGAGCTTCAAACTCCTTTCCGCACCACTCACAGATTTTTTTGATTCTGATGGTTGAGGTTGCCATTTTTGAACATTTTTTGAGCCGCTCACGGAGCCGATTATGTATCCCTACGTATTTCTACGTATCCCATTGTATACATGTGTCCACAATAGGAAGGAGCGACTTGTTCCGACCGTGGACGAGCAACAAATGTGGTTCAAAAATGGAGTGAAAAACAGGTAGAAACGAGTTCTACCGATTAAACCGCCGACAGCCGGACACAAGAAAAGGCGCTCAAACTGAACGCCTTAATACTTATCTATACTTATAGTTGCCTGTCTTTAACTGCCGGTCACTTTCCGATGCACACTATATAATCAGCTAATGAACAGCGAGTTAACCTCTTAAAAGGTACAGATGGTGGATGTGCTAAGTCGCTTACTTTCAATGATTTATTGTGTAATTGAATTTTGAAAGTGCAATTCGCTTGCAATCAGCGTTTTCGGGCAATTTGTCTGTACCGCTATGTTCTTGTTTCCGAGAGACAAATCCGTAAGGATTCGCGAGTGGGCTTGAAGCGTATGTCGGCGAAGCCGGTGCGCGGTGGCGAAGCCATCAAGAACCACCGCAAAGTTATACAAAATCACAGAAACTACAAAATAATCATGGTAAAAATTTGAATTATTCTCCGTAAATTTAAGGGGAATATTTGGTGGTTTAGCTGCAAATGACTAACTTCGCGGTATGAGAAGAACCGTAAGACATGGTGCCTATATATGGCAACGGAAGGATTGGCCGGAGTTCCGCTGGGACTCCGATGCGTTGCTTGAACCGCTTAGCCGGCTCAGTCAGTTGCATGGACTCCTTAACGGCAGGATGTCGATGCTTGGATTCAATGAGAAGTGTCGGTCGCTGTTGTCGGCAATGACTGAGGAGTTGATAAGTTCTTCGGAAATCGAGGGCGTGTTGCTCAATCCGAATTCAGTGCGTAGCAGTATCGCCCGACGGCTCGGTATCGAGGATGACGGATTATTGGTTGAGGATCATTATGTCGAAGGATTGGTTGATGTGATGCTCGACGCCGTGCGTAATTGCAGGAAGCCATTGACAGATGAACGATTGTTCGATTGGCACGCTGCTTTGTTTCCGTTTGGGCGAAGCGGTATGCTCAGAATCACAGTTGCCGATTGGCGGAAGGGTGAGGAGCCGATGCAGGTAGTGTCCGGTGCTTTCGGGCATGAGAAAGTACATTATGAGGCTCCGCCATCGGATGCTGTTCCGGCTGAGATGGAGCGGTTGATTGAGTGGTGTAACACGGTCAATCAGTCTCCGTTCATTATGGCTGCTGTGGCGCACTTGTGGTTCGTTACCATCCATCCGTTTGATGACGGCAATGGTCGCATAAGCCGCACGCTTGCGGATATGCTACTTGCCCGGCTTGATGAAGATTCGGCGCGATATTACAGCATGTCGGCTGAAATAAACCGCAACAAGAAGGCATATTATGAGGTGCTTGAACGGACTCAGAAAGGAGACCTTGATATAACTGAATGGATGCTGTGGTTCTTCGGCTGTCTTGAAAATGCCATCGTTCGTGCATCTGGCATCATCGAGCGCACATTGCAGAAAGCGGCATATTGGGATGAGTTCCGCGATGTTAAAATAAATGAGCGTCAGCGCAAGGTAATCAACCGTCTGTGGGATGGCTTTGAGGGAAAACTGACATCCTCAAAATGGGCGAAGATTTGCGGTTGCTCGCAAGACACAGCGTTGCGCGACATCAACGACCTTATAGCCAAAGGTATGCTCCGCAATAGCGGTGAAGGAGGCCGCAGTGCCAACTACCTCCTGCCGGAATAATCACTTGCCTTTGAGTTTCTTCTGCTCGGCCTCGAATGCTTCGAGGAAATGTATCTCTACAGGCGAAAGTTGATACTGGGTGCGTTCGCGGAAGCGGTCGTATTCCGTGTCTGCTTTGAGTTTCGCGACCTCGGCTGAGACCGTTCCGGCATGGGTCAAGAGTTCTTTGCCTGAAAGCGTCAGGAAATCATCGAGTTTCTTGATCCAGTCCTTCATATACATCGGCACATGGCTCTTCGCTTGCAGTTCGGCAAAGTCGAGGTATAGGTTGACGATACGGTTGAGCATATCTACCTCCTCTTCCGTCAGATAGTTCTTGGCAATCTCCGCTTCATGCTTGGTAGGCATCGCACCGCGCCATGTCGTTAGTCCCATGAAATCCTTATCGGCATCGGCGCGTTGGAATATGACCTCAGCGGCGGTATGACCGTGAGCCGAGAAGTGCATCTTGTTCTGCACTGTCTTGAAGAACCGCTGTGTGGCCTCAGTACGAGGGTCATAGTCAATGCTGAGGGCATAAATTTCCAGTACCTTACGGTAGAACACCTTTTCAGAACTGCGAATGTCGCGGATTCTTGACAGCAGTTCATCGAAATAGTTGCCCTGTCCGGCATTTTTAAGTAGCTCGTCATTCAGTACAAATCCCTTAATCATGTACTCCTTCAACACCTGCGTAGCCCACTGTCGGAACTGCACGCCACGATGAGAATTGACCCTGTACCCGACACTGATAATCATGTCAAGATTGTAGTATGCAATGTTGCGCTCAACCTTTCGCTGCCCTTCATTCTGAACAGTTGCAAAAAATGCAACTGTTCGATTCTGCTTCAATTCACCGCTTTCAAAGACATTTTTGATATGTCTTGAAATAGTTGACTTATTGCGCTGAAACAACTCAGCCATTTGGTCCGCAGATAACCACACAGTCTCATTGGCAAGCCGAACCTCAATCTTCGCCTCGCCCCCTTGCGTCTGGTATAATATTATTTGACCGGTATCCATTATTGCTTCAATTAGAGGTTATCGCCACTTTTATAACGTTGTCGCGGCGGTTTTCAAATAGGTTGTAGGCCTCCTCAATCTGTGAGAAGGGGAAGGTATGGGTTATCAGTGGGGTAGTGTCAATCTTACCTTCCGAGATAAGTCGCAGAATTTCACCACAGTCGCAACCATCTACTCCACCGGTCTTGAACGTCAGATTCTTACCATACATATCCGGCAATGGCAACACCTGTGGCTGGTCATAAAGAGCCACAACAGTAACAATCGCATTAGGTCTCGCCGCTTGCCAAGCCAACTGGAAAGTATCTTCCGCACCGGCAACTTCAATCACACGATCAGCACCGCCATGCTCCGAAAGTTGCAAAGTTCCCGTCAAACAATCCTCTGGTGAAACGATAACCACATCAGGATAATGCCTCTTGACAAAATCCTGACGCGCCGCATCTTTCTCGCACACAATAATCCGCTTAGGATTATAAAGTCTAACGCACTGCAAAGTGCAGAGCCCGGTCGGACCCGCACCGATAATCAGCACCGTATCACCTTGGCCAATCTCCGAAATCTTAGCCGCCCAGTAGCCCGTAGCAAGAATGTCCCCGACAAACAGAGCCTGCTCATCGCTCACATTATCCGGAATCACGGTCAGACCATTGTCGGCAAACGGTACGCGGACAAACTCCGTCTGTCCGCCATCAATCCGGCAACCAAGAGCCCATCCGCCATTCGGGTCAGTGCAATTGTTCACCCACCCATGACGGCAGAAAAAACACTCACCGCAGAATGTCTCCACATTAACCGCCACACGGTCGCCCGGCCTCACCTTAGTGACGGCATCGCCGACACTCTCTACCACGCCGACCATCTCATGCCCGACAGTAATTCCCGGCACAGCTCTCGGCACGCTCCCATGCTTGATATGCAAATCAGAAGTGCAGATACTGCTCATAGTCACCTTCACCACAGCATCCGTGGCTGCGGAAATTACTGGCTTCGCCTTCTCCGTCACATCAAACCGACCTATCTCAATATATGTCAATGCTTTCATATAATCATATCAGTGAATCTAATAGCATAATCAATAAATTTTCCTAAATAAAGAATCTATAGTCAAATGTACTATTAGGATAGTGTGTTAAGAGGCGTCCTACTTGTGCTACGACATTTGACGTCGAAACTGTAGCAGGAATTTTACTATAGAAATTAAAGGTATTCCAATCCATTTTGGTAAAAGAAAGGACCTCCGATGCAATAGTTTCTATATCAGTAGATCCGTAGCATCTTTTTATTCGTAGAGGAGACGGAATTGCTCTTCCTCCTGCATAATACAATCTCCCTTGTTGCACGGACGGTACAGACCCATGAGTCCACAACAATATCTCTTGATTGGAAATCTGAATGCAGACACCCCGCTTAAGAGGATAGCCATCCGTATAGATTCCGTATGAATTGGCAATTTGAGACACTGCTTTAATATTAGCTTCTTCGGTAATTGAGATGAGGTCAATTTCTGTCACACCACCCATAGCCAAAGACTTCCTCAATCCATTTATTTCAGTTGGTTGAAAAGGCGTTCTCTTATGAATGACAACTCTTTTGGGAAAGCGTTCCATTGATTCATGAAACAAGTCAAGAATGGATAAACCAAATTTATAAGCCTCATTCTCAGATAAGTATGGATTCTTTCGGTCTATCCATAGGGGATTTTCCACTTGCCTTAATTTGTATTTTAAACCATGACCTTGGTTGTTATACAGATGACTACAACCGATAACAAGCTGCTCCCCTTTGGCTTTCCTTTGGTCAATACTAAATCCTATACCGGCATAGGTCGTATCATAATTTAGGTTGGTCAATGACCATGGGAGACGTTGAGCTTTCACGAATAAGGCAAGAGATAGCCACCACCTTTTTTCACAATCCATTGACTCTGAAAGAGTCTTTTCTTCTATAAATTGAGTCGTTATCCTTGATTGTGCCCCAAACGCTTTTACATAATTGTGCAAATTAAACGCTTCGTTAGATGTAATTTCCTCTTTTAATGATTCCCATCCGTTGGGTATAAAGATAATTACGGTGAAATTAGGATAGTTCTCACTAATTTTTTTGAGAATTCGCAGACTTTAGACGCTAACACACGGGCATCTTGCTGAGCGTCATTGCATTTAATCCATCTATTCTTATCATTGGGCGATGGAATATCCAGAGGGGTGGAATAAGCGTTCTCAAACCCAGGATATGGTTGGATATAATCGTTATACCTTGGATTGCATGATTGGTTTAGTTTCAAAAGAAAGCGATGAAGCCGTTCGGAATAAGATATAGGACAAATCACGCCTAAATATATTGGGTAATTGTGCCCTTCTCCAAGAATCCTCTCTAAAGGTTGCCCCAAAGAGAGACCTCTCATGGGATTGGAGTCTTCCAAAAGTGATTCACCCATCTTGTCGACGAACAATAATTTTGGCTCTGACAATCTTTTCCCACTCCAAATTTCTCTTTTTGTGAGGGTGAATTTTGGTTCTACGCTTTCAGGATCATATATCCCTCCGAATGCACTGTTATTGCCAAGAGTGAAGTTGCATTCATTAGAAATATTAGAAATTCCGATTGGGATATTCCAACTTAATCGATTTCCACCAAATATCATATTTTCCCAATTGGAAATTTTCGAATCAAACTCTTTATTTCTTAAACCATCTATGTATTTGCGAACAATGTTTTGCTTTTGAACTTTGTCATAGTTGTCTTCTCTAATAAAATAAATCGTGGGGGAAAATGATGTGAGTAAAAATACATCTCCTTCTTTATGGAAAAGATTGACTCTTACCCCTTCAAAGCCCTTACCCGCAAACCTACGTTTACTATCCCAAATAATTCGCTTGCTATATGAGGGCTGCAAGTTTGGCTTCAATGAAGTTATCCCGAATATAACAGCCTTGGTCAAGAGATTTTTTAAGATGCTATTGGAAAGTGGGAAAGCGGGCATTTGAACTTGTTCAATAGTATCAGGTGACGATATTTTGAACGAGTCCGTTAATTGAGACAATGTTCCTAAGGCATATAATTGATTTCCACTAGGTGTGCAAACGATGTGATAATTTTGTAAAATTTCTTTCAGATTGTTTAATACCTCTGCATCGAGCCGAGTTGTATCTATTTGATAATAGAACTTTGGAATTTGGAGTGGATAGAGATTGAATTTGAGCTTGGAGTTAAACAGGGTTCCCGTATTCAGAAGAACTGGAGAAACCGTGGTCCCCAACGAAATCGTCTGATTTTTAATATTCTCGATGATGGTGCGTTTATCTAAATCATCATAGAAGCAGTTCTCCATTATCGAAAGCATCACTTCATCAAAACCTGCTGACGGAACAAAAAAAGCATCTCTTTTATTATTGCGAGCTTCTATTATCAAATCCCTTACTGATTCTGGAATATAGTTGCCATATCCAATCCAAAACAATTTTCCACTTCCTGGTTGAGAAAATGCGTTCTTTAATGCAGACATCAATGATTTATCACGGCCGCTATATCCCAATACTACTAAAGTATTGGTTGAAAGATGAGATTGTAGACACTTTTGAAAACTCTCTACTTGGTTATCGAGTTCTCTTGATGAGTTTTTTAAACTAGAAAACTTATAATCCCCATGCAATGCAACATATAGAAGGTCGGCAGAAGTAGGTCTAGAATATATAAGATCTGCCGTGTCTATGTTTATATTTACACACGAGACATCAACCTTGTGGGCTGCTCTTTCAACTAGGCCGTCAAAATTGGTGCTCCAGATGGAGGATACCCTTCCAAAACGAAAAAGTTCGATTAGAAGTTTATATCCTATTGCAGGTTTGGCATTTCTTGATAATTGAGCGAAGTATTCTCTTCTGTCTGATTCTAACGGATATGCTATCTCTACATAGCGTTCATACTCGGAGGAATCTCCCAATGGAGGAAATTCACCAGTACTGTCTAACCAACGTTGAATTGTGTTTTGAACTGATTCTTGACGAACATCAAAAATAGGGGCAATTACCTTGTTGCGAGAGGAATATATGGCCTTTTTCCAATCCCATATACACTGCTGCGCAGAAGGTAATCCCGAGGATATTGAGCATCCAGCACCAAGCAGAAAAGCATGCTTTCCGCTCAATGTCAACTTAAATGATCTCAAAAATGCGTCAAATGGCAAATATAATTCATTGTCGTTTTCCATACAAACTGCATTGTGTTATGGGACAATCAAGTCCGAAAGATTACTGTATTGCGCATCGTATCGTTCCTCTTTTACGTCGAATGGCTTACGTTGGCAGTCAAGAGCCGAGGAGTCCAATTCGTTATGAGTATCAATATCCAATAGCGCATAGAGATAGACTATCTCTGTGTCTGGAATGGGCTTTTTTATGTTGGTAGTAGATAGGAAGAAGTCTTCCGGAATTCTGTCTTTGGGAACAAAACGCACTGATTCTCGAAGTACAAAGAGATGTTGACCGGTTTGGTGTCGTTTATGAAATAGAACAGAGCCAATATTAGTGGCATTTGCCAAAATATCCATTCCATCGGGTGTGTATTTAATTGGCACCGCAACTTTCCCTAATTCCATAAATTTGAGTGATCGAGAATCGTAATTCTCCATCATAACCA containing:
- a CDS encoding alcohol dehydrogenase gives rise to the protein MKALTYIEIGRFDVTEKAKPVISAATDAVVKVTMSSICTSDLHIKHGSVPRAVPGITVGHEMVGVVESVGDAVTKVRPGDRVAVNVETFCGECFFCRHGWVNNCTDPNGGWALGCRIDGGQTEFVRVPFADNGLTVIPDNVSDEQALFVGDILATGYWAAKISEIGQGDTVLIIGAGPTGLCTLQCVRLYNPKRIIVCEKDAARQDFVKRHYPDVVIVSPEDCLTGTLQLSEHGGADRVIEVAGAEDTFQLAWQAARPNAIVTVVALYDQPQVLPLPDMYGKNLTFKTGGVDGCDCGEILRLISEGKIDTTPLITHTFPFSQIEEAYNLFENRRDNVIKVAITSN
- a CDS encoding SIR2 family NAD-dependent protein deacylase translates to MENDNELYLPFDAFLRSFKLTLSGKHAFLLGAGCSISSGLPSAQQCIWDWKKAIYSSRNKVIAPIFDVRQESVQNTIQRWLDSTGEFPPLGDSSEYERYVEIAYPLESDRREYFAQLSRNAKPAIGYKLLIELFRFGRVSSIWSTNFDGLVERAAHKVDVSCVNINIDTADLIYSRPTSADLLYVALHGDYKFSSLKNSSRELDNQVESFQKCLQSHLSTNTLVVLGYSGRDKSLMSALKNAFSQPGSGKLFWIGYGNYIPESVRDLIIEARNNKRDAFFVPSAGFDEVMLSIMENCFYDDLDKRTIIENIKNQTISLGTTVSPVLLNTGTLFNSKLKFNLYPLQIPKFYYQIDTTRLDAEVLNNLKEILQNYHIVCTPSGNQLYALGTLSQLTDSFKISSPDTIEQVQMPAFPLSNSILKNLLTKAVIFGITSLKPNLQPSYSKRIIWDSKRRFAGKGFEGVRVNLFHKEGDVFLLTSFSPTIYFIREDNYDKVQKQNIVRKYIDGLRNKEFDSKISNWENMIFGGNRLSWNIPIGISNISNECNFTLGNNSAFGGIYDPESVEPKFTLTKREIWSGKRLSEPKLLFVDKMGESLLEDSNPMRGLSLGQPLERILGEGHNYPIYLGVICPISYSERLHRFLLKLNQSCNPRYNDYIQPYPGFENAYSTPLDIPSPNDKNRWIKCNDAQQDARVLASKVCEFSKKLVRTILISP